A window of Vulgatibacter sp. genomic DNA:
CCCCGACCCCGGCCTCGCGTCCGGCGTCGAGGTAGGCTTCGAGGTGCTGGAGCGCCAGGTACCGCCTGCAATCTGCTGCGGCGGCGTCGTCGGTGACCAGCCCCCGATAGAGGTCGGCGAAGTCGTAGCGAAGGCCCACGGTGACCCGGAGGCCGGTCTCGAAGGCGACGTTCGAGTCGCCCGTCAGCTCCGAGCCGGCATTGACCAGCCCCGCGCTGCCGAAGAGCTCGGGGGCGACGAGGACCGCCGCCTGCGCAGCGGCGATGTTGTCCACGTAGGAGCAGTAGGGATCGTCGGCATGCGCCGACGCCGGGGCCGCCGCGAGCAAGGCAGTGGCTGCGAGAAAGGTGAGGATTCTCATAGGAAGAGGGGCGCCCGGCCCGCGTGGAGGACCTGCTCCTCCGCCCAGCGGGGCTCACGCAGATCGAGCTCGACCATCAGGCCGCGCATCAGGCGGTTGCTGAGCGGGTGCTTCACCACCACCTCGCCCTCGAGGACCCGGACCACCTTGCCGACGCGGCGGCACCAGACGATCGCCAGGCTGCACCCGTGGATCGTCGAGCCCGGCGTCACCGAGCCGAGGTTCTCGTAGGGGACGAAGGCGATGGTGGTCTTCTCGTCGATCGCCTTGAGGTAGGGCGAGTCCTGGATCGTCTGGAGGATCTTGTCGAACTGCGCCAGGGAGCGATCCGTCGCCTCGATCCGGCGCTCGATCGCACGGATGCGTCCCCGCGCAGCGGCGGCTGCCCGCTGCGAGTCGAGGAAGTGGCGCTGCTGCATCATCACTTCCTGGCTCGACGAGACGCCGGCCACCGGCTTGCCCGAGTCGATCGCCTTTTTCGCCGACTCGAGGGCCGAGACCTGCCCCTGCAGCTCGTTCCGGCGCGAGACCAGGTCCGCACCGGTCTGCCCGAGCCCGAGGTTGCTCCGCGAGATCTGGCCGAGGAGGTAGGCGTTCTCGACGTACTCGTCCTTCGGGAGGACCTTCGCCTCGTAGGCACGGTCAAGGTCGGCCCGCGAGAGGCTCTGGTAGGCCTCCGCCGAGCCGGCGATCTCGCGCGACGACTGCTCGTAGCTACGAACCAGCTTCGTGTACCTGCCCAGATCGGCACGCGCGCGGTTGAGCTCCGACTCCAGCGACCGTGCGAAGTCCTGCTGGAAGCCCTCCTCCAGCTCCGCCGTCCGCTTCGCGTCCTCGAGCTCCTCCTCCAGGCCGAGCTTCTCCGCCAGGAGCGTCTCCCTGGCGTGGTTCTGCTGGGCGAATTGCGCGCTCAGCTGCAGCACGCGCTCGTCCGTCGGCGAGACGATCGCCGGCGCGAGCCAGCCGGTGCTCACCAGGTAGAAGGCGTTGATCGCGAAGTACGAGAGCAGTCCCACGAGGATCGCGGTGAGCGCCGCGAAGCCGACCAATTTGTAGGCGGTGACCGCCAGCTCGTTGAACGAGCGGATGTACGTTTTTCCAGCCATCGGGGTCTTGCCTCGTTACGTCGCGGGGCCCACGTCGAGTCGGTCGACGGCGGCCTGCTCTTCCTGCTCCTGCTCGGCCGGCGCCGGCTTGCCCCGCGTCTCCCAGCTACCGGAGTCGAGGGTGAAGAACGCCAGCGGCGTGAGCAGCAGGTAGGTCACCGGCATCAGGGCGGCCATGGAGAGAAACCAGATCGGCGAGACCCGCATCTCGGGCGGCATGTCGCGCGTCTTCAGCCAGTAGATGGTGCCGAGCAGCGCCAGGATCCCGGCGTGCAGCATCGTGAGCGGCCAGAAGGACTGCGACGCCAGCGACTCCACCACCATCACCGGATAGGCGACCAGCATGGCAAAGGTGGCGAAGTAGTGGATCGCGACCACCGGGTGGAGCTTCCACGCATGCGAGAGCCCGCCTATGTAGTCGATCAGGTTGGACCTGCGCCAGCGCAGCTGCTGCGAGAAGTATTTGGTGAGGGTGGGCGGCGCCACGGTGTAGCTCACCGCGTCCAGCGTCATCACCGTCTGCCAGCCCGCCTTGACGATCTGGCGGGTGAGGAAGCGATCCTCGCCGTATTTGATCGGCACGCCGAGGACGCTGCGGTCCTCGAGGATCGGCTCGAGCTCGAGCAGCACGTGACGCCGGTAGGCGGTGAGGCAACCGGAGAGGCACATCACCGAGCGGAAAACGCGCTCGAGTTCCTTCAGGTATTCGTAGCCGAACCAGTATTTGATCGCCTGCATGCGGGTGAGCCAGTTCTCGTTCACGTTGATCACGTGGACGCGGCCACCCACCGCGGCGATCTTCGGATCGGTGAAGCGCGCCACGAGCTCGCGCACCGCCTTCTGGTCCACCACGACGTCCGAGTCGACCGAGACGATGATCTCCGCCTCGGTGCGACGGACCGCGTGGTTGATCGAGCGGCGCTTGCCCATGTTCTCCGGGTTGCGGAGGACGGTGACGCGGTCGCTCTCCCGCGCCGCCCTCCAGGCCCAGCTGTGGCTGTCGTCGGTGGAGCAATCGTCGACGACGACGATCCGCAAGCGGTCGGCAGGGTAGTCCTGCGCGAGCAGCGAGTGGATGGTGCGGTAGATGCCCTCGCCCTCATTGAACATCGGCACGACGATGGCCACCGAAGGCTCGCGGCCCTCGATCTCCATGCGCTCGTCGAAGCTCGCGCCACGAATCCGCCGGAGCCAGCGGCCCAGGAAGTAGCGATTCACGAAGACGAGGAGGACCAGCAGGTGGACGAAGACGACGACCATCAGGACCTGCTGCCCGTTCCGAGGCTCACCACCCGAACCACCCTTCTCCCCCTGCCATCCACGCCCGATTTTTTGCGGCACCCTCAAAAATCTGCCGCGCGTTCAACACAATTTGCCGCTCGATGTCAAAGGGCCCGACGGAAGCCGCCGGCGGGCCCAACGCCAACGGCGGGGGCGACGTGCCCCGGGAGCGGCAGGCTGTCGGGGGGATGACAGCAAGAAGCGCGCCGGCTCGGAGCCGAGCGGGTGGGATACGGGCCACCGCTTGCGCAAGTGGGCTGCCCGTTCGTCGGCCGGACTTCTCAGACGAGCTGGTCGCCAGGTGCCGGCTCGATCCGCTCGGGCGCCGGCGGCGGCTCCGCCAGGAGCGCCAGCAGGTTGCCCTCGATCGTCTTGCAGATCTGCTCGAGGGGCAGATGACTCAGGTTGCTCTCGGAGAACGGATCCTGGAGCTCGACCGCGATCTCGTCGATCGCCAGGAGCGGGTAGGCGACGAGCGCCGTGATCACCGCCGGCAGCCAGATGGCGTCCCCCACCACGGCGAACGGCAGCCAGAAGAGATAGAGCATGACGAAGCGGCGGAGCTTCACCGTGTGGATGTACGGCAGCGGCGTCTTGAGGATGCGCTCGCAGCCGCCCAGGTGATCGATGAGCCGCGCCCGCTCGTTCTCGGCGCCGAGGAAGGCGAAGCGCTCCATGCCGCCGGCGTCGACTGCGTCGCGCAGCAGGGCCGCCATCCGGCCGGCGGTGAACGTCGGCATGTGCTGGGAAGCGAGGATGGCGCGGGCCTGCTGGGCGCCGAGGAGCCGCTCCAGCTCCGGGGCGACGCGCTGGCCCCGCAGGCTGCGCCGGCAGACGTGGGGGAAGGCGGCGGCCCAGCGCGTGAAGGCCTCCCGCCACCGCGCGTCCGGCGGCCCCCAGGTGAGGCCTGCGATGGCGAGGTTTCGCGACTGGTTGACGATGCCGCCCCAGAGTTTGCGTGCCTCCCACCAGCGGTCGTAGCTCGCGTTGGTGCGGAAGACGAGGAGCAGCACGAGCATCGCCGCCGTGAACTGGGCGGGCACGGCGCCGAGGCGCTCCCAGGCGAAGACCTGGTGCACGAGCCCCACCAGCAGGCCGTAGACGGCCATTCCGAGGATGCGCGGCACCACGAGCGGGGTGACCGAGCCCGCCCAGGTGAAGACGTCCTTCCAGAAGGCGCGCTCGCGCTCGAGTACCACGGAACCCATCGTCCCAAGGGTTCGGATGGGGTGGAGCATCCGCAACGCCGAACAGCCCCCCCACGAACGGTAGACGTCATCGGAGCGGGCGGGCATCTTGTACCGCCACGAGGAGGGCTCCTTGAGCGACACCAGGGTAAGTGCCGACGAGGCACTCGCGCGGCTCCGCGCAGGGAACCAGCGCTTCGTACAGAACAAGCAGACCGAGCCCGCGCTGGGGCCGAGCGCGCGCAAGGAGCTGGTCGCGGGACAGAATCCCTTCGCGATCGTCCTCTCCTGCTCCGACTCGCGGGTGCCCTCCGAACTCGTCTTCGACCAGGGCCTCGGCGACCTGTTCGTGATCCGCGTCGCCGGCAACGTCGTCGCCCCCTCGCTGGTGGGGAGCGCCGAGTTCGCCGCCGCAACCTTCGGCACCCGCCTCGTGGTGGTGATGGGCCACAGCAGCTGCGGCGCGATCAAGGCGACCCTCGATGCGGTCCGCCACGGCGTCGCCGCCCCCTCGGACAACATCCGCGACATCGTCGAGCGCTGCCGCGCCTCGGTGGAGACGGTGGTGAGCGCGGTCGGCAGCGGCAGCGACGAACGGGCCCTCCTCCACGAGTCGATTCGCGCCAACGTCCGCAACTCCTGCGATCACCTCCGCCACGGCAGCCGGCTCCTCGAGCAGCTGATCCGCGACGACGGACTCAAGGTGGTCGGCGCCGAGTACTCCCTCGAGACGGGGAAGGTGGACTTCTTCGACGAACGCTGAAGCGGTGGGGCCGGCGCCGGGCGACTCGCGCGGCCCTACCCGGCGTCATCGCGTCGCGGCACGGGCCGGCGTCGACCGCTCGCCCGTCAAGCTCGTGTAGATGGACGCCGTCAGCCAGTCGCTGCTGACGAAGACCTTCCCCAGCTTCTCGTCCCACTCCCGGGTCGGACGCGCCGCCTGCACCTGCTCGAGGGTCTTCCCTGCGGCGATGGCGGCCTGGACGCGGTCGCGAATCGTCTGGAGCATCTCCCTGTACCGCTGCAGCTCCTTCTTCGTCGCCACGGGGCCGTGGCCCGGGATGATCTTCGTCTTCTCGTCCGCCAGCGAGAGGACCAGGTCCGCCGCAGCGATGACCCCGTCGACCGATCCCCCGGAGATCACGTCGATCAGCGGAAATCCGCCTTCGAAGTAGACGTCGCCCATGTGGAAGACGTTGGCCTTCTTCCACTGCACGATGGCGTCGCCATCCGTATGCGCGTGCTCGACGTGGAAGACGCGGATCTCCTCCTCGTCCCAATGGAAGGTCAGGGTGCCGTCGAACGTGACCGG
This region includes:
- a CDS encoding glycosyltransferase family 2 protein, with product MVVVFVHLLVLLVFVNRYFLGRWLRRIRGASFDERMEIEGREPSVAIVVPMFNEGEGIYRTIHSLLAQDYPADRLRIVVVDDCSTDDSHSWAWRAARESDRVTVLRNPENMGKRRSINHAVRRTEAEIIVSVDSDVVVDQKAVRELVARFTDPKIAAVGGRVHVINVNENWLTRMQAIKYWFGYEYLKELERVFRSVMCLSGCLTAYRRHVLLELEPILEDRSVLGVPIKYGEDRFLTRQIVKAGWQTVMTLDAVSYTVAPPTLTKYFSQQLRWRRSNLIDYIGGLSHAWKLHPVVAIHYFATFAMLVAYPVMVVESLASQSFWPLTMLHAGILALLGTIYWLKTRDMPPEMRVSPIWFLSMAALMPVTYLLLTPLAFFTLDSGSWETRGKPAPAEQEQEEQAAVDRLDVGPAT
- a CDS encoding bestrophin family protein, which codes for MVLERERAFWKDVFTWAGSVTPLVVPRILGMAVYGLLVGLVHQVFAWERLGAVPAQFTAAMLVLLLVFRTNASYDRWWEARKLWGGIVNQSRNLAIAGLTWGPPDARWREAFTRWAAAFPHVCRRSLRGQRVAPELERLLGAQQARAILASQHMPTFTAGRMAALLRDAVDAGGMERFAFLGAENERARLIDHLGGCERILKTPLPYIHTVKLRRFVMLYLFWLPFAVVGDAIWLPAVITALVAYPLLAIDEIAVELQDPFSESNLSHLPLEQICKTIEGNLLALLAEPPPAPERIEPAPGDQLV
- a CDS encoding carbonic anhydrase, coding for MSDTRVSADEALARLRAGNQRFVQNKQTEPALGPSARKELVAGQNPFAIVLSCSDSRVPSELVFDQGLGDLFVIRVAGNVVAPSLVGSAEFAAATFGTRLVVVMGHSSCGAIKATLDAVRHGVAAPSDNIRDIVERCRASVETVVSAVGSGSDERALLHESIRANVRNSCDHLRHGSRLLEQLIRDDGLKVVGAEYSLETGKVDFFDER
- a CDS encoding MBL fold metallo-hydrolase; this encodes MEIETVPVAGGVHMLVGAGGNIGLFAGRDGVFLVDDKYAVLNQKIRAAVGAIHPGPIRFVVNTHWHSDHTGGNELLSSAGSVVLAHDNVRKRMSNEQLNPFFGFPRERGPQKRMTEPAPAGALPPVTFDGTLTFHWDEEEIRVFHVEHAHTDGDAIVQWKKANVFHMGDVYFEGGFPLIDVISGGSVDGVIAAADLVLSLADEKTKIIPGHGPVATKKELQRYREMLQTIRDRVQAAIAAGKTLEQVQAARPTREWDEKLGKVFVSSDWLTASIYTSLTGERSTPARAATR